One stretch of Arachis duranensis cultivar V14167 chromosome 1, aradu.V14167.gnm2.J7QH, whole genome shotgun sequence DNA includes these proteins:
- the LOC107469048 gene encoding E3 ubiquitin-protein ligase CIP8-like, with product MADVTYLLHHHHPEHDDDPHQTLTLPPYWSPHDFDFYASDPEFPQQPHNNHHHHHHHHRHHHFPQSGSSSILDRENQVNFVMDLFQQRVEQSQVMGHPLNDAVFGSSDFGIEMDAFTLDLGFPSDRDSHHRANAAGGDSSAGGVVVVDDDDFFFGRRVSGSESGDAAAFENCVSLLGFGSDSDEEEDNGVLRICVHSDEEYTLHDENDDVSSIPLCWDSLQLEDNRENNDDFEWEEVDGRVDEREVLSMLTVEDDRSGSVSVSPITGIEEAEEEEVNVFRVGGMENLEWEVLLNANNLDTITSPDLDHDSEPYFGDHDDYIYTAEYEMMFGQFADNDNPLNGRPPASASVVRSLPSVVVTKDDVEGNNALCAVCKDEFCVGESVKVLPCSHRYHGDCILPWLGIRNTCPVCRHEFPTDDADYERRRLHRSGQRI from the coding sequence ATGGCAGATGTAACGTACCTTCTCCACCATCACCACCCTGAACACGACGACGACCCTCACCAAACGCTAACCCTACCACCCTACTGGTCTCCTCACGATTTCGATTTCTACGCCTCCGATCCCGAATTCCCCCAACAACCGCataacaaccaccaccaccaccaccaccaccatcgcCACCACCACTTTCCCCAATCTGGTTCGTCCTCCATTCTCGACCGAGAGAATCAGGTCAATTTCGTTATGGATTTATTCCAGCAGCGTGTTGAGCAGTCACAGGTCATGGGACACCCTTTAAACGACGCCGTTTTCGGGAGCAGCGATTTTGGGATTGAAATGGACGCTTTTACCCTTGATTTAGGGTTCCCTTCTGACAGGGACTCCCACCACCGCGCCAATGCCGCTGGAGGGGATTCTTCCGCCGGTGGTGTCGTTGTCGTCGACGATGACGATTTCTTCTTCGGGAGGAGGGTTTCGGGGTCCGAATCCGGCGACGCGGCGGCGTTCGAGAACTGCGTGAGCCTCCTAGGGTTCGGATCGGACTCCGACGAGGAAGAAGACAACGGCGTTCTCCGAATCTGCGTGCATTCCGACGAAGAGTACACTTTGCACGACGAAAACGACGACGTTTCGAGTATTCCTCTGTGCTGGGACTCGCTGCAGTTGGAAGATAACAGAGAGAACAACGACGATTTCGAGTGGGAGGAGGTTGATGGAAGGGTCGACGAGAGGGAAGTTCTAAGCATGCTCACCGTCGAAGACGATAGATCCGGCTCGGTGTCCGTTTCGCCGATCACCGGAATCGAAGAAGCCGAAGAAGAAGAGGTTAACGTTTTTAGGGTTGGAGGAATGGAGAATTTGGAATGGGAAGTGCTTCTGAATGCAAACAATTTGGACACAATCACGAGCCCGGATTTGGATCACGATTCCGAACCCTATTTTGGTGATCACGATGATTATATTTACACTGCAGAGTATGAAATGATGTTTGGCCAATTCGCCGATAATGATAATCCATTGAACGGTAGGCCTCCGGCTTCGGCTTCCGTCGTCCGGAGCCTGCCGTCAGTGGTGGTAACAAAGGATGACGTGGAAGGGAACAATGCGCTCTGTGCTGTTTGCAAggatgagttttgtgttggggAGAGTGTAAAGGTGTTGCCTTGTTCCCATCGTTATCATGGTGACTGCATTCTGCCATGGTTGGGGATTAGGAACACTTGCCCCGTCTGCCGCCATGAGTTCCCCACTGATGATGCTGATTATGAACGTAGGAGGCTGCACAGATCTGGCCAGAGGATTTGA
- the LOC107471044 gene encoding uncharacterized protein LOC107471044, whose amino-acid sequence MTQVAIHMRSIGLQVLVLTVPSTLLHTKLGCSWSTERRCKDEAVLSLKDYSIRRGVEYRVIELDHLKYHGTCKEFGKGCSWLIRVALRARKGTWEVRRYNGPHTCLATSISSDHRQLDYHVICARILPMVRADAAVTVKVLQQATEADYGFRPSYRKVWMAKQKAVAQIYGDWEESYAELPRWMLGVQATMPGTITVLKTSLVRIGGGVNESTVYFHRLFWTFPPCIEAFRHYNPLVSIDGTHLYGKYGGTLLLAIAQDGNSNILPIAFALVEGENAESWSFFLSNLREHVTPQEGILVISDRHNGIKATLEAPETGWLPPRAFRAYCIRHVAANFVLTFKGKDSRRMLVNATYAKTEAEFYYWFDIMRTENPAMCDWANRMEYDKWTQHEDAGRRFGHMTTNISECVNSVLKGTHNLPVTSLVKSTYGRLAQLFVVRGQTAEAQLGSGHEFCQALVKAIDRNLRDSRCFTIDRLHHPLLLHTSKVFPNPLNTGRPSFFCDDANDPSQPSADYLYSSTHINRGGLPGFMCNPCSS is encoded by the exons ATGACACAGGTGGCGATCCACATGCGCAGCATCGGCCTGCAAGTTCTGGTTCTCACAGTACCCTCCACACTTCTCCACACTAAACTTGGatgctcttggtcaacagaaaGACGGTG TAAAGATGAAGCTGTGCTGAGTCTCAAGGACTATAGCATCCGGCGAGGTGTTGAGTACAGAGTCATCGAATTAGATCATTTGAAGTATCATGGAACATGCAAGGAATTCGGCAAGGGTTGTAGTTGGTTGATTCGTGTAGCGCTTCGTGCACGAAAGGGCACTTGGGAGGTTAGGAGGTACAACGGGCCACACACATGCCTCGCAACATCTATTTCAAGTGATCACCGTCAGCTGGATTACCACGTTATCTGTGCGAGGATTCTTCCTATGGTTAGGGCAGATGCTGCGGTTACGGTAAAGGTACTTCAACAAGCGACAGAAGCCGATTACGGTTTCAGGCCTAGTTACAGGAAGGTTTGGATGGCTAAGCAGAAGGCAGTGGCACAAATATACGGAGATTGGGAAGAGTCTTACGCGGAGTTGCCACGTTGGATGCTAGGGGTCCAGGCGACAATGCCGGGAACAATCACGGTGCTGAAGACGTCTCTTGTTCGGATTGGTGGTGGGGTTAATGAGTCCACAGTGTACTTTCACCGGCTTTTCTGGACATTTCCACCCTGTATCGAGGCATTCCGGCATTACAACCCCCTCGTCAGTATTGATGGTACCCACTTGTATGGGAAGTATGGAGGGACGCTGCTGTTGGCGATAGCTCAGGACGGGAACTCGAACATCCTGCCGATAGCAtttgcccttgtggagggcgaAAATGCAGAGTCGTGGTCATTCTTCTTGTCCAATCTCCGAGAGCATGTGACTCCTCAGGAGGGTATCCTTGTTATCTCTGACAGGCATAATGGGATCAAGGCAACGCTTGAGGCACCTGAGACTGGGTGGCTGCCTCCTCGGGCTTTCCGGGCCTACTGTATTAGGCATGTGGCTGCGAATTTCGTCCTAACGTTCAAAGGTAAGGACTCAAGGAGGATGTTGGTGAATGCTACCTACGCAAAGACTGAGGCTGAGTTTTACTACTGGTTTGACATCATGCGGACTGAGAATCCAGCAATGTGTGACTGGGCCAATCGGATGGAGTATGACAAATGGACCCAACATGAGGATGCTGGTCGACGGTTCGGGCACATGACCACAAACATCAGTGAATGTGTGAACTCCGTGCTAAAGGGAACTCACAACCTGCCGGTCACATCGTTGGTTAAGTCAACTTACGGGAGGCTTGCTCAGCTATTTGTGGTACGGGGACAGACAGCAGAGGCACAACTCGGATCTGGGCATGAATTCTGTCAGGCATTGGTCAAGGCTATTGATCGGAACCTAAGAGACTCTAGGTGCTTCACTATTGATCGGCTCCACCACCCACTCCTCCTTCACACCTCCAAAGTTTTCCCAAATCCTCTCAACACAGGAAGACCTTCCTTTTTTTGTGATGATGCAAATGATCCGTCCCAGCCTTCAGCGGATTACTTATATAGCTCCACACACATAAACCGCGGTGGGTTACCGGGTTTTATGTGTAATCCATGTTCctcataa